In Pseudomonas alcaliphila JAB1, a single window of DNA contains:
- a CDS encoding organic hydroperoxide resistance protein, with the protein MTIENVLYRATAEAFGGREGRAVSSDGVLDIALTTPKELGGAGGNGTNPEQLFAAGYSACFLGALKFVAARDKLSIPADTFIEGTVGIGPIPTGFGIEVELRISLPGLDREAAQTLVDRAHIVCPYSNATRGNIDVTLTIV; encoded by the coding sequence ATGACCATCGAAAACGTTCTCTACCGTGCTACCGCTGAAGCCTTCGGCGGCCGTGAGGGCCGCGCCGTCTCCTCCGACGGCGTACTGGACATCGCCCTGACCACGCCGAAGGAACTCGGCGGCGCCGGCGGCAATGGCACCAACCCGGAACAACTGTTCGCCGCCGGCTATTCGGCCTGCTTCCTCGGCGCCCTGAAGTTCGTCGCCGCCCGCGACAAGCTGAGCATCCCGGCCGACACCTTTATCGAAGGCACCGTGGGCATCGGTCCGATCCCCACCGGCTTCGGCATCGAAGTGGAGCTGCGCATCAGCCTGCCGGGCCTGGATCGCGAAGCGGCGCAGACCCTGGTGGACCGCGCGCACATCGTCTGCCCCTATTCCAACGCCACCCGCGGCAACATCGACGTCACCTTGACCATCGTCTGA